CTCCGTACCGCCTGAGGTTCTGGAAGAACATACAAACGCCATTCAGCGAGGAGAGTAACAGATCGGCTCCGGAAGATACGTACCGGCCGGTTATCCGATTCGTATCGGCCTACTTGCTTATCCGCAAAAAAAGAATTTGCAAGTGGGATTAGAATCGTCTAAATTAAATAATTAAAAGGGCCTACTCCTTCGCCTGAAAAAGCAGAGTGAGCCCCCAATAGCAGTTAACAGGATGACATAATTGGCAGAATATCCCGTAAATCCTGTCAAAATAGTGTCTGAAAGATAAAATCTATTTACCGGAGGTGAACCATGTTAGACATCATCAAAAAAAGCATCTATTTTGGATTGGGTACCCTTTCCGCTACACGGGAAAAGGTTGAGGACATTGTTGATGAGATGATTGAAAAGGGACAGCTGACCAAAGACCAGCGTTCAAAAGCGGTGAAGGAACTTCTGGACGAGGCAGAAAAAAAGGAAAAAGAGCTTCGAAATTCGATTCGGTCCATCATCACTAAAATCCTGAATGAGGACATTCAGGTTGCAACCAAAAAGGATATCGCAGAAATCAACAAACGCCTGTCGGATATTGAAAAGAAATTGGAAAGCAAATGAACCTGAGTTCCACACAAAGGTCCTTGCGGCACTTGAAACGCTACCAGGAAATCCTTCGGGTGATGGTGAAATACGGTTTCGACGATATTGTCGAAAGGATTAAGATCGGATTAATCTTTGAGGTTGCAAAAAGCATTATTCCAAGAATCAGGAAGAATAAATATCCGGGAATAGGAACCGGTCCCCGACTCCGCATGGCCTTTCAGGAATTGGGACCAACCTTTATCAAACTGGGACAACTGCTCAGTCTGCGTCCGGATTTGATTCCTCCGACTATCGCCGAAGAGCTTACCAAATTGCAGGATGCCGTGCCGCCTGTCCAGTTTGAATTAATAAAATCAAAAATTGAAGAAGAGTTCAGTTCTCCTCTGCACGAGATCTTTTCCGAATTTCAGGAGGAAAGCCTGGCGGCAGCCTCTATGGCCCAAGTCCATCGGGCAACATTGAAAACCGGCGAGGATGTGGCCGTAAAAATTCTCCGGCCCAACATTCACAAGATCATCAAAACCGACATTGAGATTCTATTCAGCATTGCAGAATTGATCGAAAAATATATTCCGGAAAGCCGGCTGTACGATTTGGTCGGCATTGTAAAAGAATTTTCAAAAGCCATTCAAAAAGAAGAAAATCTCTCTTTCGAGGGAAGAAATATCGATAGTTTTCGGAGGTATTTCAAAAGGGATAAGACCATGAAATTGCCTCTGGTCTATTGGCCATTTACAACCGAAGACATCCTGGTCATGGAGTTTATAAATGGCGTCAAAATTTCCGACGCCGAGGGGATAGAACGGCTGAAATTGGACCGGAAAAAATTGGCCTACAATGCCGCAAAAGCCATGTTAAAGGAGATTTTCGAATATGGTATTTTCCATGCCGATCCGCATCCGGGCAATATTTTCGTTTTGCCGGGCAATGTTATTGCACCGGTGGATTTCGGAATGGTCGGCCGGATTGACGATGAAATGCGCGAATACCTGCTGGATATTCTGGAAGGAATCGTTCAAAAAGATGTCTACAAAATTACACAGGCACTACTTGGGGTGCAGGTGGTTGACACCCAGATCAATAAGCGGGAATTAAGCCGGGATTTGTTGGATTTCCTGGATCGCTATTACGGAGTTCCTCTCAATCAACTGGATTCAGGCAAATTGGTCAATGAGTTTATGGAGCTGATACGAACCTACAAGATCAAACTACCGGCCGATTTGGTGATGATGGAACGAGCCCTGGTTATTTCGGAGGCCGTCGGACGACAGCTCTATCCGGAATTTAATTATTTCGATCTGCTCATTCCCTACGTCAGAAAACAGTTGATCCTGCGTCTAAATCCGGCTCGTCATTATCGCGCCATCACACGATCGATCGATCAGATTTCGGACATTTTAAAACGGCTCCCCGACGACATCCAGTCTTTTCTTGCAAAAGTCAGAAATAATCAACTTACGGTTCGGTTCCACCACGAGGGATTGGATGATCTGCGTAAGGAATTGGATCGTTCCAGCAACCGCATTTCCTTTTCGCTGATTGTGGCCGCCCTCATCATTGGCTCCTCGCTTATCATCAACATCGATAAAGGGCCCCACATTTTGGGTTACCCCGTGCTGGGTATCATTGGATTTTTACTGGCCTCTATCCTGGGGTTTTGGCTGCTGGTTGCCATTCTGCGCTCGGGAAAATTGTGACGCACGAATGGCCGGATCCCCGGCGTTAAACCTGCCCCAAAAACCCGGTTATTAAAAACCTGTTTACTTCAAATCACCCATTTTCGGTTATTGTACGAGGGCCCTGTTCGTTTCCTTCCCAAATTTAATCGTGCGAATTCCCGTTTTAATTTTGGCCCGTACACCGGCGTACGCAATAGTTGCCACCTGCATAATATCCGTCCGAGAGTTTTCCAGATCGCTGTTCGCATAGGTTGCCCAGGATGGGGCGTGTTTGAGAAAAATATTTGTTCCCACCGAGGCAATCAACCGCCGGTTGTTCAGATGCGCAAATTGCGAGCGGTCGTGTGTGGCATCCGCCGGAAGCCAACCCAGACCCGGCAGGTAAAACTCCGCCCAGGCGTGAAATCCCAACCGGGGTTTTTTATTCGCCTGAAAACCGCCGACAAACCGGGCCGGCACCCCCGCTGCGCGGCACAACGCCACAAACAAGTCAGCATACTGGCCACAATCCCCTTTAAGCGAAGCCAGTGCCGCCGAGGCGCCCCGTTTTTTGGGGGGATAAAAATAGGCCATCTTCTGGTGAACCCAGTTAAAAATTAACGATGCCTTCCGATACGGGTTGGTTTCACTGCCCACAATCCTCGCTGCCATTTCCCGGATTTGAGGGGTCAACTCCAGAAAAGGTTCGGACTTTGTGTAGAATCTGAAGATTTTTCCGGTCGTGTCGTACGCAAATGTCTGGGTCGAATCAATGATTCCAAACAACTCATACGATTCAATCTTTACCCGCCGGAGAATCACAATGCTGTCTTGTTTGCCGAGATAGGGGGTTAAATTCCAAAAAAAGATCCGATTTCCATTGTCCCGGTCTTCAAAAATATCCTGCGGCAAGGGCCCGTCCAACTGAATATCCAGGATATGCTGATTGAGCC
This portion of the Calditrichota bacterium genome encodes:
- a CDS encoding transglutaminase domain-containing protein, with amino-acid sequence MVGDTLNRGPETPPIVPLNPREIVAELRISISNIQILKGKALEDDNRSRGIPPKTAAQFYVWASGIIPRLNQHILDIQLDGPLPQDIFEDRDNGNRIFFWNLTPYLGKQDSIVILRRVKIESYELFGIIDSTQTFAYDTTGKIFRFYTKSEPFLELTPQIREMAARIVGSETNPYRKASLIFNWVHQKMAYFYPPKKRGASAALASLKGDCGQYADLFVALCRAAGVPARFVGGFQANKKPRLGFHAWAEFYLPGLGWLPADATHDRSQFAHLNNRRLIASVGTNIFLKHAPSWATYANSDLENSRTDIMQVATIAYAGVRAKIKTGIRTIKFGKETNRALVQ